One window of Trifolium pratense cultivar HEN17-A07 linkage group LG5, ARS_RC_1.1, whole genome shotgun sequence genomic DNA carries:
- the LOC123884344 gene encoding WAT1-related protein At5g40240-like codes for MKMKQYLLECTPFAAMVIVECLDVGLTTLSKAAMSKKGMNHFIFVLYSNALATVILLPSSFLINRTTRQPLSFSLLGKFFFLGLLGITIMQNCVFTGISYSSPTLGSAMSNLTPAITFVLAVIFRMEKLDVGSSISQIKIVGTVVSISGAFLVTFYKGAPIGSFQTRRSTLQPLVSLSAETGNWVIGGLFLVIATISLAAWNIAQAAILKGYPSQLTIVAFYCLFGTFQCAILSLIVVKDPSSWILSPDIELISIIYSAIFGSVVTFSVLTWCIDRKGPLFVTMFKPVGIAIAAFMSVVFLGETLHIGSVIGALVIAIGFYAVMWAQSREKNMKGLEVNGLPSSSSAQESALLESP; via the exons atgaaaatgaaacaatATTTGCTGGAATGTACTCCATTTGCAGCAATGGTGATTGTAGAGTGCCTTGACGTGGGGTTGACCACATTGAGTAAAGCAGCCATGTCCAAAAAAGGAATGAATCATTTCATCTTTGTTCTCTATTCCAATGCTCTTGCCACTGTCATTCTCCTCCCTTCCTCTTTCCTCATCAACAGGACAACAAGACAACCCCTTTCTTTCTCCCTTCTTGGAAAATTCTTCTTCCTCGGCCTTCTCGG CATAACTATCATGCAGAATTGTGTATTCACTGGCATAAGCTATAGCTCTCCTACCCTTGGATCTGCTATGAGCAACTTGACTCCAGCAATCACTTTTGTTCTAGCAGTCATCTTCAG GATGGAGAAGTTGGATGTTGGAAGCTCAATAAGCCAGATCAAAATTGTGGGGACTGTTGTGTCTATCTCGGGAGCATTTCTAGTGACCTTTTACAAGGGCGCTCCCATTGGCAGCTTTCAAACTCGGCGTTCTACATTGCAACCATTGGTGTCTCTATCCGCAGAAACCGGTAACTGGGTCATTGGAGGTCTCTTCCTAGTCATTGCCACTATATCTCTTGCAGCATGGAATATTGCTCAG GCAGCAATTCTTAAAGGATATCCATCCCAGTTGACCATAGTTGCATTCTATTGCCTGTTTGGAACATTTCAATGTGCAATACTTTCTCTGATTGTAGTCAAAGATCCAAGTTCCTGGATACTAAGTCCTGACATTGAGCTAATCTCCATAATCTATTCA GCTATTTTCGGAAGTGTGGTGACATTTTCTGTACTTACTTGGTGCATAGATAGGAAAGGACCTCTATTTGTTACCATGTTCAAGCCTGTTGGGATTGCCATTGCTGCATTTATGAGTGTTGTCTTCCTTGGTGAAACACTCCATATTGGCAG TGTCATCGGCGCACTAGTAATCGCCATTGGATTTTACGCAGTAATGTGGGCACAATCTagagagaaaaatatgaaaggCCTTGAAGTTAATGGATTGCCATCATCCTCGTCTGCCCAAGAAAGTGCTCTACTAGAGTCTCCATGA